In the Palaeococcus pacificus DY20341 genome, one interval contains:
- a CDS encoding ArsR/SmtB family transcription factor — translation MEDLKRQLEELKKRLEVLEESIEESPVDEVMISIKQRLREKLEKGALELDEEKAAKVLKSLANADRIKILRMLSKRPMTFKELKEALGVESPTVSHHLKLLKRTRMVRSREAYEITENGRLLLRLLEIIVALGEVEE, via the coding sequence ATGGAGGATTTGAAAAGGCAGCTTGAGGAACTTAAGAAGCGTTTGGAGGTGCTTGAGGAGAGTATAGAGGAAAGCCCAGTAGATGAAGTAATGATTTCAATAAAGCAGCGCCTTAGAGAGAAGCTTGAAAAAGGAGCCCTTGAACTCGATGAGGAAAAAGCAGCAAAAGTCCTCAAGAGCTTAGCCAATGCGGACAGAATTAAAATTTTGAGAATGCTCTCAAAGAGGCCAATGACCTTCAAGGAGCTTAAAGAAGCTTTAGGCGTTGAGTCTCCGACGGTTTCTCATCATCTCAAACTTCTCAAGAGGACGAGGATGGTTAGGAGCAGGGAGGCTTATGAAATTACGGAGAATGGAAGGCTTTTGCTCAGGCTTTTGGAGATTATAGTCGCTTTAGGGGAGGTGGAAGAATGA
- a CDS encoding ABC transporter ATP-binding protein: protein MIEVDGLVKKFGDTLAIDGISFTVYDGEIYGLLGPNGSGKSTTMKILSGILRPTEGKVLVGGIDVAKNPLEVKKIVGYVPETPILYESLTPSELFNFVGSIRGIPKNKLEERVNYFVKAFGIEEYLEQFIGTLSFGTQQKVSLITALLHDPHVLILDEAMNGLDPKTARILRELLLEFKREGRSIVFSTHVLPLAEMICDRIGVIYKGKIIAEGTINELKEKAHEENLEDIFLKLTESKDEIYGIVQALKESL, encoded by the coding sequence ATGATTGAAGTTGATGGCCTCGTTAAAAAGTTTGGGGATACCTTGGCGATCGATGGAATAAGCTTCACTGTTTACGATGGTGAGATTTATGGTCTTCTTGGGCCTAATGGAAGCGGTAAAAGCACCACAATGAAAATTCTCTCTGGAATTTTAAGGCCGACTGAAGGAAAAGTTCTCGTTGGGGGGATAGATGTTGCAAAGAACCCCTTGGAAGTCAAGAAAATAGTTGGCTATGTCCCAGAGACGCCCATCCTCTACGAGAGTCTAACACCAAGCGAACTCTTCAATTTTGTGGGCAGTATTAGGGGCATTCCAAAGAATAAACTCGAAGAGCGGGTGAACTACTTCGTTAAAGCCTTTGGCATAGAGGAGTATCTGGAGCAGTTTATAGGCACTTTGAGCTTTGGAACCCAGCAGAAGGTCTCTCTAATAACTGCTCTCCTTCATGATCCTCATGTGTTGATTTTGGATGAAGCTATGAACGGTTTGGATCCAAAAACGGCGAGGATTTTGAGGGAGCTTTTGCTCGAGTTTAAGCGTGAGGGAAGGAGTATAGTATTTTCGACGCACGTTTTGCCTTTGGCCGAAATGATATGCGATAGAATTGGCGTGATTTACAAGGGAAAAATAATAGCTGAAGGGACGATAAACGAGCTGAAGGAAAAAGCTCACGAGGAGAACCTGGAGGACATCTTTTTAAAGCTAACAGAGAGCAAAGATGAAATCTATGGTATAGTTCAAGCTCTAAAAGAGAGCCTGTAG
- a CDS encoding Mth938-like domain-containing protein, which translates to MIEKVEFGRIWFDGREYKYDIVIYPSGSVERRKKEISKGKHGTSHKFDPDELREYLKEEFDVLVVGTGMYGALSLLPESRDLVRDKEIVEKPTPEAIKLFNELRKEEKKVLGVFHITC; encoded by the coding sequence ATGATTGAGAAAGTTGAGTTTGGACGAATTTGGTTCGATGGTAGGGAATATAAGTACGACATTGTTATTTACCCTTCTGGCAGCGTGGAGAGAAGGAAGAAAGAGATATCTAAAGGAAAGCACGGCACAAGCCATAAGTTCGATCCTGATGAACTGAGGGAATACTTAAAGGAAGAATTCGACGTTTTGGTAGTCGGCACTGGCATGTACGGAGCTTTAAGTCTCCTACCAGAGAGTAGAGACCTTGTAAGGGACAAAGAAATTGTAGAAAAACCAACTCCCGAAGCAATAAAGCTCTTCAACGAACTTAGAAAGGAGGAGAAGAAAGTTTTGGGAGTGTTTCACATCACTTGCTAA
- a CDS encoding diphthine--ammonia ligase gives MKIAALFSGGKDSTYALYWAMQMGFDVKYLVSMHSESDESYMYHVPNIHLTDLQAKAIGIPLIKGITSGEKEKEVEDLKRVLEPLDIDGVVAGAVESEYQRVRIERVCEELGLKSYTPLWHKNPKTLLEDMVIAGFDVVIVGVYAYGLDKRWLGRRIDKKAIEELERLHEKYKLHIAGEGGEFETFVRDAPFFKARIVFDEVEKIFDEYSYSGLLSVKKAHLEAKE, from the coding sequence ATGAAAATAGCGGCCCTCTTTTCAGGTGGCAAAGACTCTACGTATGCTCTCTATTGGGCGATGCAGATGGGTTTCGATGTGAAATACTTAGTGAGCATGCACTCCGAGAGCGATGAAAGCTACATGTACCACGTCCCAAACATCCACCTAACGGATCTCCAAGCAAAGGCAATAGGTATACCTCTCATAAAGGGCATAACAAGCGGTGAAAAGGAGAAGGAAGTCGAGGACCTAAAGCGCGTTTTGGAGCCTTTGGATATCGATGGAGTAGTCGCCGGAGCTGTTGAAAGCGAGTACCAAAGGGTGAGGATTGAGCGCGTTTGCGAGGAGCTCGGTCTGAAGAGCTACACTCCGCTTTGGCACAAGAATCCAAAGACTTTGCTGGAGGATATGGTTATAGCAGGCTTTGACGTCGTGATAGTAGGCGTTTACGCATACGGCCTCGATAAGCGATGGCTCGGCAGAAGGATAGATAAAAAGGCAATAGAAGAGCTCGAAAGGCTTCATGAAAAGTATAAACTCCATATAGCTGGTGAAGGGGGAGAGTTTGAGACGTTCGTTAGGGATGCGCCATTTTTCAAAGCTAGAATAGTTTTTGATGAAGTTGAGAAAATCTTTGATGAGTATTCTTACTCCGGCCTTTTGAGTGTTAAAAAAGCCCATTTGGAGGCGAAAGAATGA
- a CDS encoding AEC family transporter: MNIYEMLFLITMGFALKKILKEDKPFIWLKELSNNFLLTLFVFSNVASKDLAYLLRIKIVFIYVFLVIGLSLVASYLYGLKLKDEKWRGALIILSIYPNTVALGFPIASLFLKDLTPVILYASTNTLIVLPVATFIAAHYSTGGASLKESLLKALKFPPTSANLLALALVLLGIRLPDGFLTLLNKIGWWSIPALLIYFGSRINLQKFEWRKLGEVGLFRVAVPFLFVFLTLNSPREIFYAILVEASMPPAIMANAILARYRLREEEAIGVTVILTLLVLTLFLVLKALISVNF, translated from the coding sequence ATGAACATCTATGAGATGTTGTTCCTAATAACAATGGGATTTGCCTTAAAAAAGATTTTAAAAGAAGATAAGCCATTTATTTGGCTTAAAGAGCTATCAAATAACTTTCTCCTTACGCTATTCGTGTTCTCGAATGTAGCTTCTAAAGACTTAGCCTACTTATTGAGGATAAAAATCGTCTTTATCTACGTATTCTTGGTAATCGGCTTAAGCCTCGTTGCCTCATATCTCTACGGCCTCAAGCTTAAAGATGAGAAGTGGCGCGGCGCGCTCATAATCCTCTCAATTTATCCGAATACCGTTGCGTTAGGCTTTCCAATAGCGAGCCTCTTTTTGAAGGACTTAACGCCCGTAATCCTCTATGCGAGCACGAACACTCTCATAGTTCTCCCTGTGGCAACTTTTATAGCGGCACACTACTCCACGGGAGGAGCCTCCTTAAAGGAAAGCCTTCTAAAAGCTCTAAAGTTTCCACCAACGAGCGCCAATCTATTAGCTCTGGCTTTGGTTCTCCTTGGGATTAGACTTCCGGACGGATTCTTAACGCTGTTGAACAAAATCGGCTGGTGGAGCATCCCCGCTCTCTTGATATACTTCGGCTCACGCATAAACCTCCAAAAGTTTGAGTGGAGAAAGCTGGGAGAAGTCGGGCTCTTTAGAGTTGCAGTTCCATTCCTCTTTGTGTTCTTAACTCTTAATTCGCCGAGAGAAATTTTCTACGCTATTTTAGTGGAAGCTTCAATGCCTCCTGCAATAATGGCTAACGCTATTTTGGCTCGATACAGGCTTAGGGAAGAGGAGGCAATTGGTGTTACGGTTATTCTAACTCTTTTAGTCTTGACGCTCTTCTTAGTGTTGAAGGCTCTCATAAGCGTTAACTTTTAA
- a CDS encoding class I SAM-dependent methyltransferase, with protein MHELYTILARYYDVIYRDYAERIPETIIFVEEVFRKDAKREVRKILDLACGTGIPTLELAKRGYDVVGLDLHEEMLEIGKKKSQKLGLSVQFIQGDASKLDFREEFDAITMFFSSITYFDEEKIGELFASVNRALKEGGVFIADFPYWFIPRREPYVWDVENGDERLIITDWRELENAAQKLHFKRVVQILKPNGEVRAFYVHDILNVYTPREMRLLAKDYFNEIKIYGDLKRKLGKKAGRFWLVAVK; from the coding sequence ATGCACGAGCTCTATACTATTTTGGCCAGATACTATGATGTGATTTATAGGGACTATGCTGAGCGAATTCCCGAAACAATAATTTTCGTTGAAGAAGTCTTTAGAAAGGATGCCAAAAGGGAAGTTAGGAAAATTTTAGACTTAGCCTGTGGTACGGGAATCCCAACTCTTGAACTGGCAAAGAGAGGCTACGATGTTGTTGGATTGGATCTTCATGAGGAGATGCTCGAGATTGGGAAGAAAAAGAGCCAAAAATTGGGTTTGAGCGTTCAGTTTATCCAAGGGGATGCATCTAAGCTGGACTTTAGAGAGGAGTTCGATGCTATTACTATGTTCTTTTCCAGCATAACCTATTTTGACGAGGAAAAAATTGGAGAGCTCTTTGCTTCCGTGAATAGGGCCTTAAAAGAGGGAGGCGTTTTCATAGCGGACTTTCCATATTGGTTTATACCAAGGAGAGAGCCCTATGTGTGGGATGTTGAAAACGGGGATGAGAGGCTAATTATAACTGACTGGCGTGAATTGGAGAATGCAGCTCAAAAGCTTCATTTTAAACGGGTGGTGCAGATTTTAAAGCCGAACGGAGAAGTTAGGGCCTTTTATGTGCACGACATTCTAAATGTTTATACACCGAGGGAGATGAGGCTGTTGGCAAAGGATTACTTCAACGAAATTAAGATTTATGGCGATTTGAAGAGGAAGCTTGGAAAGAAAGCGGGGAGATTTTGGCTAGTCGCGGTTAAATAG
- a CDS encoding HAD family hydrolase: MIKGIIFDVDETLVYYEGYNSRKWFEKWGKPEIAELGLDLDFETYRKMVIGELPRSYVEVFGVNHVEFWKAIDEAKLKYRKAAAKEGKIKTFPDVDALGELKKFGLKLAAVSNASQECTEFVLELFDLKKYFDVVFGKDYSYLDGAKPNPYLIEKALKALGVQPNEALVVGDSYSDVLAAHRANVKAVQALRFDNFIGEADYHVKDLWELWELVMKKNSKNKLDNTI, encoded by the coding sequence ATTATAAAGGGCATAATTTTTGACGTCGATGAGACTCTCGTTTACTACGAAGGCTACAACTCAAGGAAGTGGTTCGAGAAGTGGGGAAAACCCGAGATAGCAGAGCTCGGCCTAGACTTGGACTTCGAAACATACCGAAAAATGGTTATAGGAGAGCTCCCAAGGAGCTATGTTGAAGTATTTGGAGTTAACCACGTGGAATTTTGGAAGGCCATAGATGAGGCAAAGCTCAAATATAGAAAGGCAGCTGCGAAAGAAGGGAAGATAAAGACATTTCCTGATGTTGATGCCCTCGGAGAGCTTAAGAAGTTCGGATTAAAATTAGCGGCTGTTAGCAACGCTTCTCAAGAGTGCACGGAGTTCGTTTTGGAGCTCTTTGACTTGAAAAAATACTTTGATGTGGTGTTTGGCAAGGACTACTCCTACTTAGATGGTGCTAAGCCCAACCCGTACCTCATAGAAAAAGCCCTCAAAGCCCTTGGAGTGCAACCAAATGAGGCGCTAGTTGTTGGAGATTCATACTCGGACGTTCTAGCAGCCCACAGAGCGAATGTGAAGGCAGTGCAGGCCTTAAGATTTGATAACTTCATTGGAGAAGCGGATTATCACGTTAAGGATTTGTGGGAGCTTTGGGAGCTTGTGATGAAGAAAAATTCAAAGAATAAACTAGACAACACTATTTAA
- a CDS encoding DUF835 domain-containing protein, producing MEVPVALIVAFSIELVLLVTLIISLKYRRSFIQHYPQLERAYDYMMIGWFFAILARSVFLSLDIRDVGNISIDERIYTIHALGNILFLIALMFLLAGWLNIINSVLRRYELIPVVEFGAGEMAKIKAPTGVYICNNRRKAYALFLRLLHGRAGLIISRTHPAQIKKELKVEKTPVLWITKVEGEGNIHPTRLPYLISLLVNFMKKDETNKIVLFDAFEYLALENGFEAMFKFITTLKDYALTNNATVLLVLEEEFLTKNEVALLKRELPLIDEVS from the coding sequence ATGGAGGTCCCCGTGGCGTTAATAGTTGCATTCTCCATTGAACTTGTATTATTAGTGACATTGATTATAAGTCTCAAGTATAGGCGTTCATTTATCCAGCATTATCCTCAACTTGAAAGAGCTTACGATTACATGATGATAGGCTGGTTTTTTGCTATCCTAGCAAGGTCTGTGTTCTTATCACTGGACATAAGAGATGTAGGAAATATCTCCATTGATGAGCGCATATATACTATTCATGCCCTCGGTAATATCCTCTTTCTCATTGCACTGATGTTTCTTCTAGCCGGATGGCTCAATATTATAAACTCGGTTTTAAGGAGATATGAGCTAATACCGGTAGTTGAATTTGGGGCCGGAGAAATGGCAAAAATCAAAGCCCCCACAGGCGTGTATATATGCAACAACCGAAGAAAAGCCTATGCTCTCTTTTTGAGACTTCTTCACGGAAGAGCCGGTTTAATAATTTCAAGAACACATCCGGCACAGATTAAGAAAGAGCTGAAAGTTGAAAAAACGCCGGTTTTGTGGATTACTAAAGTGGAAGGAGAAGGGAACATCCATCCAACAAGGCTCCCGTATTTGATTTCCCTCCTAGTTAATTTTATGAAAAAAGATGAAACAAACAAGATTGTACTATTCGACGCCTTTGAATACTTAGCTCTAGAGAACGGCTTTGAAGCCATGTTCAAATTCATAACAACCCTTAAAGATTACGCCTTAACAAACAATGCCACAGTGCTTTTAGTACTAGAAGAGGAGTTTTTAACTAAAAATGAGGTGGCACTACTCAAGAGGGAGCTCCCGTTGATAGATGAAGTGAGTTAA
- a CDS encoding glycine C-acetyltransferase, with the protein MAKLDWITEELKELKEKGLYVTIRKLESAQGPWVVVDGKKVLNMCSNNYLGLAAHPKIKEAAIRAILDYGVGAGAVRTIAGTMELHVELEEKLAKFKKREAAILFQSGYNANLGAISALIKKNEDAVFVSEELNHASIIDGMRLSGAPKVIYKHLDMEDLKKRLEEVKDKKKKLIVTDGVFSMDGDLAPLPEIAELAEQYDAMVYVDDAHGEGVLGEHGRGIVDHFKLHDRIDFEMGTLSKAFGVIGGYVAGPEEAIDYLRQRGRPFLFSSAVNPPDVAAAIAAVEILQKSDELVQKLWDNTRFLQNSLRELGYDLGNTKHPITPVMLYDEKRAQEFSRILYEEYNIFAQAIVYPTVPKGTARIRLEPSAAHSKEDLQYAIDAFEEIGKKMKFI; encoded by the coding sequence ATGGCAAAGTTAGACTGGATTACCGAAGAGTTGAAGGAGCTTAAGGAAAAAGGGCTTTATGTGACTATTAGAAAGCTTGAGAGTGCTCAAGGCCCATGGGTTGTCGTTGATGGCAAAAAGGTTCTCAACATGTGTTCAAACAACTATTTGGGCTTAGCTGCCCACCCAAAGATTAAAGAGGCCGCAATAAGGGCTATTCTCGACTACGGTGTTGGTGCCGGTGCTGTTAGAACAATCGCCGGAACTATGGAATTACACGTCGAGCTTGAGGAGAAATTAGCAAAGTTCAAGAAGAGAGAGGCAGCAATTCTATTCCAGAGCGGCTACAACGCCAACCTCGGTGCAATTAGCGCACTCATAAAGAAGAACGAGGATGCAGTCTTTGTGAGTGAAGAATTAAACCACGCGAGCATTATTGACGGTATGCGCTTAAGCGGAGCACCAAAGGTCATCTACAAGCACCTCGATATGGAGGACCTCAAGAAGAGGCTTGAGGAAGTTAAGGACAAAAAGAAGAAGCTCATCGTTACAGATGGTGTCTTCTCAATGGATGGTGATTTAGCTCCACTCCCAGAGATTGCCGAATTAGCGGAGCAATATGATGCTATGGTCTACGTTGACGATGCCCACGGTGAAGGTGTCCTCGGTGAGCACGGTAGGGGTATTGTTGATCACTTCAAGCTCCATGATAGGATTGACTTCGAGATGGGTACTCTTAGTAAAGCATTCGGTGTCATCGGAGGCTATGTCGCTGGACCAGAAGAGGCTATAGATTACCTTAGGCAAAGAGGAAGGCCATTCCTATTCTCAAGCGCCGTCAACCCACCGGATGTTGCCGCTGCAATAGCTGCAGTTGAAATACTTCAAAAGAGCGATGAACTAGTTCAAAAGCTTTGGGACAACACAAGATTCCTCCAAAACAGCTTGAGAGAGCTCGGTTACGACTTAGGCAACACCAAGCACCCAATCACACCTGTCATGCTCTATGATGAAAAGAGGGCTCAAGAGTTCAGTAGAATCCTCTATGAGGAGTACAACATCTTCGCCCAAGCCATAGTCTACCCAACCGTTCCAAAGGGAACTGCAAGAATAAGGCTCGAGCCTTCTGCAGCCCACAGCAAGGAAGACCTCCAATATGCAATTGACGCATTCGAGGAAATTGGAAAGAAGATGAAGTTTATTTAA
- a CDS encoding phosphoenolpyruvate carboxykinase (GTP), translated as MNALEYLEKRLEKEQFEKIREIDNPELHEFLAKYIEHLNPDRVFVATDSPEDEEYIKRKAIEYGEEMPLEVDGHTVHYDGYYDQARDKARTKILVPKGMEIPFINTLDREEGLKEIHEIMKDIMKGKELFVCFFTLGPQNSIFTIPAVQLTDSAYVAHSEFILYRKGYEEFKRLGRQARFLKFVHSAGELDERKTSKNIDKRRIYIDLMGETVYSANTQYGGNTIGLKKLAFRLTIKRAVEEGWLSEHMFLMRVNGPNGRKTYFTGAYPSMCGKTSTAMISWENIVGDDLAFIVDMKGEARGANVEKGVFGIIQGVNKVDDPIIWEVLHSPNEIIFSNVLVKDGKPYWNDMGEEIPEEGENHSGKWWRGKKDAEGNEIPPSHKNARFTVDLKSFKNLDREALDAPCGVKVGGMIFGGRDKDTWPPVRESFDWAHGVITMGASLESETTAATLGKEGVRAFNPMAILDFMSVPIGKYLKNYLEFGERLRDAPKIFAVNYFLKDGDRWLNHKLDKAVWLKWMELRVHDDVEAIETPIGYIPKYEDLARLFKEVLDKEYSREDYEKQFMIRVPELLAKIERIEKIYREVGNIPQELFDILEEERQRLLKAKEKYGDYISPFDFEN; from the coding sequence ATGAACGCCCTCGAATACCTCGAGAAGAGGCTCGAAAAAGAGCAATTTGAGAAAATCAGGGAAATTGATAATCCTGAACTTCACGAGTTTTTGGCTAAATACATAGAGCATTTAAATCCAGACAGGGTTTTTGTCGCTACTGACTCTCCTGAAGATGAAGAATACATAAAGCGGAAGGCCATAGAGTACGGGGAGGAAATGCCCTTAGAGGTAGACGGACATACGGTGCACTATGATGGTTATTATGATCAAGCAAGGGACAAAGCGAGAACCAAGATTTTAGTTCCAAAAGGCATGGAAATCCCGTTCATAAACACCCTAGATAGAGAGGAAGGCCTAAAGGAAATTCATGAAATTATGAAGGACATAATGAAAGGAAAAGAGCTTTTCGTGTGTTTCTTCACCCTCGGACCTCAGAACTCAATATTCACTATTCCAGCTGTCCAGCTCACTGACTCTGCTTACGTTGCCCACAGTGAGTTCATCCTCTATAGAAAAGGCTATGAAGAGTTCAAGAGGTTAGGAAGACAAGCTAGGTTTCTCAAGTTCGTGCACTCTGCTGGTGAGCTTGATGAGAGAAAAACAAGTAAGAACATTGACAAGAGGAGGATTTACATTGATTTGATGGGCGAGACAGTTTACTCAGCCAACACACAATACGGCGGAAACACAATAGGCCTCAAAAAGCTTGCTTTCCGCTTAACAATTAAGAGGGCTGTCGAGGAAGGTTGGCTCTCAGAGCATATGTTTCTAATGCGTGTTAACGGACCAAACGGAAGGAAAACATACTTCACCGGGGCTTATCCCTCAATGTGCGGTAAAACCTCAACTGCTATGATCTCATGGGAGAACATCGTCGGCGATGATTTAGCATTTATCGTAGATATGAAGGGAGAAGCGAGGGGAGCAAACGTCGAGAAAGGCGTTTTTGGAATCATCCAGGGCGTTAACAAGGTTGACGACCCTATAATCTGGGAAGTTCTCCACTCACCAAACGAGATAATATTCTCAAACGTGCTCGTTAAGGATGGGAAGCCCTACTGGAATGACATGGGTGAAGAAATTCCAGAAGAAGGTGAAAACCATTCTGGAAAGTGGTGGCGCGGCAAGAAAGACGCTGAAGGCAATGAGATTCCACCTTCACACAAGAACGCTCGCTTTACAGTAGACTTAAAGTCCTTCAAGAATCTCGATAGGGAAGCTTTAGATGCTCCATGTGGCGTAAAAGTGGGAGGAATGATTTTTGGAGGCCGCGATAAGGACACCTGGCCGCCAGTTAGGGAGTCCTTTGACTGGGCGCATGGCGTAATCACGATGGGAGCCTCACTAGAGTCCGAGACTACAGCAGCAACGCTTGGCAAAGAGGGAGTTAGGGCCTTCAACCCAATGGCTATACTCGATTTCATGAGTGTCCCCATTGGGAAATACCTCAAAAACTATCTCGAGTTCGGCGAACGCTTGAGAGATGCGCCAAAGATATTCGCAGTGAATTATTTCCTAAAGGATGGCGATAGATGGCTCAACCACAAGCTCGACAAAGCTGTCTGGTTGAAGTGGATGGAGCTTAGAGTCCATGACGACGTTGAAGCGATAGAAACACCAATAGGCTATATTCCAAAGTATGAAGATTTAGCGAGGCTCTTCAAGGAAGTGCTAGACAAAGAATACTCAAGGGAGGACTACGAGAAGCAGTTTATGATCAGAGTACCGGAGCTCTTGGCTAAGATTGAGAGAATTGAGAAGATTTACCGCGAAGTTGGCAACATCCCACAGGAGCTCTTTGACATTCTTGAAGAGGAGAGACAGAGGCTCCTCAAGGCTAAGGAGAAGTATGGGGACTACATATCACCCTTCGACTTCGAGAACTGA
- the tdh gene encoding L-threonine 3-dehydrogenase: MDEKMVAIMKAKPAYGAELVEVDVPKPKEGEVLIKVLATSICGTDLHIYEWNEWAQSRIKTPQIMGHEVAGEVIEVGPGVDDIQVGDYISAETHIVCGTCYQCRNGQYHVCQNTKIFGVDMDGVFASYAIVPAQNAWKNPKEIPPEYATLQEPLGNAVDTVLAGPIAGKTVLITGAGPLGLLGITVAKASGASLVIVSEPSEFRRDLAKKVGADVTINPIEEDVVKEVKDLTDGNGVDVFLEFSGAPKALEQGLQAVTPAGRVSLLGLFPGNVSFDINNLVIFKSLEVHGITGRHLWQTWYTVSNLLRSGKLNLDPVITHKYKGFDNFEEAFELMRAGKTGKVVFFPKE; this comes from the coding sequence ATGGATGAGAAGATGGTTGCTATTATGAAAGCAAAGCCTGCTTACGGTGCCGAGCTCGTTGAAGTTGACGTTCCTAAGCCAAAGGAAGGAGAAGTTCTCATCAAAGTTTTAGCGACTAGCATCTGTGGTACCGATCTGCACATCTACGAGTGGAATGAGTGGGCTCAAAGCAGGATTAAAACGCCTCAAATAATGGGCCATGAGGTTGCAGGTGAAGTAATAGAAGTAGGTCCTGGCGTGGATGACATCCAAGTTGGTGATTACATCTCAGCTGAAACACACATCGTTTGTGGTACATGCTACCAGTGCAGAAATGGCCAGTATCACGTTTGCCAAAACACCAAAATTTTTGGAGTTGACATGGATGGTGTATTCGCCAGCTATGCTATAGTCCCAGCCCAAAACGCTTGGAAGAATCCAAAGGAGATTCCACCAGAGTACGCTACACTCCAAGAGCCTCTTGGAAATGCTGTTGATACCGTTTTAGCAGGCCCAATAGCTGGTAAAACCGTCCTAATAACAGGCGCTGGACCATTAGGTCTCTTAGGAATCACAGTGGCAAAAGCGAGCGGTGCTTCCCTTGTCATAGTGAGCGAGCCAAGCGAGTTTAGGAGAGACCTGGCTAAAAAGGTAGGAGCAGACGTAACTATAAACCCAATTGAAGAAGATGTCGTTAAGGAAGTTAAGGACTTAACCGACGGAAACGGCGTTGATGTGTTCCTCGAGTTCAGCGGTGCACCAAAGGCTTTAGAGCAAGGCCTTCAAGCCGTGACACCAGCTGGAAGGGTAAGCCTTTTAGGGCTTTTCCCAGGAAACGTTAGCTTCGACATAAACAATCTTGTAATATTCAAGTCCCTCGAGGTTCACGGAATCACTGGAAGGCATCTGTGGCAAACTTGGTATACCGTTTCAAACCTTCTAAGAAGCGGAAAGCTTAACCTCGATCCTGTTATAACCCACAAGTACAAGGGCTTTGATAACTTCGAGGAAGCTTTTGAGCTGATGAGAGCCGGAAAGACTGGGAAAGTTGTCTTCTTCCCCAAGGAATGA
- the thrC gene encoding threonine synthase, with the protein MFAIHLVCTKCGERYSLANKIYKCSKCGSPLDVVYDYEGIREVVEDNDAWFREAPRVWKYWMFLPVSNLRKVVSLNEGGTRLYRLKRLEKDLGFSQLYVKNEGENPTGAFKDRGSSVEITKALEFHARKVVVASTGNMAASISAYGAKAGLEVNIVVPEGTPIGKLVQAMAYGAKIKVFGKAYDEALAESERMAAEEGYHLTGNYHFRVEGQKTTAFEILDQLHFNTPDWIVVPIGAGTHLRAIWKGINEFYKLGLIDELPKIAGVQVEGYDAVVRAWRENKPIEKIRKKVPTVATAIAVKAPVDGANVINAINESHGYLGSVSNEETMEAGLMLGREGLFVEPSSATALALAKHMREEGIIDQGESVVVVATGNGLKDIKTWESAMSKE; encoded by the coding sequence ATGTTCGCGATTCACTTGGTGTGTACAAAGTGTGGGGAGAGATATTCCTTAGCTAATAAAATCTACAAATGCTCCAAATGTGGCTCTCCTCTGGATGTTGTCTATGATTATGAAGGCATTAGAGAGGTCGTTGAGGACAACGATGCATGGTTTAGGGAAGCTCCTCGCGTATGGAAGTACTGGATGTTTTTGCCCGTGTCAAACTTGAGAAAAGTTGTTAGCTTAAATGAAGGGGGTACGAGACTTTATCGCTTAAAGCGCCTCGAGAAAGACTTAGGATTTTCGCAGCTCTATGTTAAAAATGAGGGGGAAAATCCAACGGGAGCGTTTAAGGACAGAGGCTCGAGCGTCGAGATAACCAAAGCCTTGGAATTCCACGCTAGAAAAGTTGTGGTGGCATCAACCGGGAATATGGCTGCATCAATAAGTGCCTATGGTGCAAAAGCTGGTTTAGAAGTTAATATAGTGGTCCCCGAAGGTACTCCGATTGGAAAGCTCGTCCAAGCAATGGCCTATGGTGCTAAAATAAAGGTCTTTGGGAAAGCTTATGATGAAGCCTTGGCGGAAAGTGAAAGGATGGCTGCCGAAGAAGGTTACCACTTAACGGGTAACTATCACTTTAGAGTTGAGGGGCAGAAGACAACAGCCTTTGAAATCCTTGATCAACTGCACTTTAATACTCCTGACTGGATTGTGGTTCCAATAGGTGCAGGTACTCACTTAAGGGCTATCTGGAAGGGGATTAATGAGTTCTATAAATTAGGGTTGATAGATGAACTTCCAAAAATTGCTGGCGTTCAGGTGGAAGGATACGACGCTGTGGTCAGGGCTTGGAGGGAAAACAAGCCCATAGAAAAGATAAGGAAAAAAGTGCCCACCGTTGCCACTGCTATAGCGGTTAAAGCCCCTGTTGATGGTGCAAATGTTATAAACGCAATTAACGAGAGCCACGGATATTTGGGGAGCGTTTCCAATGAGGAGACCATGGAAGCAGGTCTTATGCTTGGTAGGGAAGGTCTTTTCGTTGAGCCCTCTTCAGCAACAGCTTTGGCGTTGGCAAAACACATGAGGGAAGAAGGCATTATTGACCAAGGAGAGAGTGTCGTTGTGGTTGCTACAGGCAATGGCCTAAAGGACATAAAGACATGGGAGAGCGCAATGAGCAAAGAATGA